The genomic DNA AGGCGGCCAGTTCCTCCTCCAGGTCCAGGTCTTCCGCCAGATACTTATGCGCCAGCTTCTCCCCCAGCGGAACGTATTTCCAGCGCAGACGATCTTCCGGTGTGATTTCTTCAATTTCCTTAACTTTGTCCAAAGCAATGTCTTTGGCAGAGCGCATAAAATCCATTAATCAAGCCCCCGTTGTTGTTGGATAGGCACATTATACTAGATACGCCGGGTTGCTTAAAGAAAGGTCACCGGTCAATAAACCGGTGGTGTTATAATAATCATCATGGACGGTTTAGTAAGGCTGCCCGGTCCGAAATTGGACAGCGATGTAAGCGTTGAAGCTGCCATCTTTCGCCGGCGTTCAGTACGTCGTTTCCTCAAAGAGGAAATCTCCAAGGAAGCGTTGGCTCAAATTCTGTGGGCAGCTCAGGGAGTCTTAATTGGGGAACATCGCACGGTGCCGAGCGCCGGAGGCCTTTTCCCTTTGGAAATATGGGTGGTCATCGGTGCTGACGGAGTTGAGGCGACTGGCTCAGGTATATATCTGTATGTCCCGGCGGAAAACGGGCTGATAAGCCGCAGCCGGGGTGACTTTCGGGCGGCGCTGGCCGCGGCTGCTTTCGGCCAGCAATCTATTGCTGAGGCACCGGTAAGTTTGATAATTACGGCGGATTATGAACGAACCAAAGCGCGTTACCGGCAACGGGCTGAAAGATATGTTCATATGGAAGCCGGTCATGCGGCGCAGAATGTGTACCTTCAGGCAACGGCGCTGGGTTTAGGGGCGCTGGCCGTCGGGGCATTTGATGACGACGCTGTCAGGGAAATATCAGGGGCGGGCGAGAATCATGCGCCGCTGTATATCATCCCGATCGGCAGTGCGCCGTTAAACCTGCCCGCCGTTTTTTAAAAGCCAATACTCCAGACTGTCAACAAGGGCTAACCAACTGGCTTCAATAAGGTTGGAAGAGGCGCCGACGGTGTGCCATTCCTCATTACCGTCAGTTGACTCAATCAACACCCTGACAATAGAACCGGTGCCGGTGCTTTCTTCAAGAATCCGCACCTTAAAGTCTTTAAGATTGACCCTGGCCAGGGTGGGATATGAGGGCAGGAGGGCTTTTCTTAAGGCCAGGTCCAAGGCGTTTACCGGGCCGTTGCCCTCGGCGGCGGTATGCATAACTTCGCCGTTAACCCGCACTTTAACGATGGCTTCACTCATCATCTCTTCATGCGCCAGAGATACCATGGGGGCACGCCGCCGTTTTTCTATCACCACCATGAAGTCAATAAGTTCAAACGGGGGCTGGTAACCGGTCGCCGCCCGATGAACCAGCAGGTCAAAGGAAGCCTCGGCATTTTCATATTGAAAGCCCAGGCTTTCAAGGTCTTTGACTCTTTGAAGCAAGGCCTTGACTTCTTTGCCCCGGGCCGGGAGTTCAACCCCGATTTCGGTGGCGCGTTGTACAATGTTGGTTTTACCGGACAGCTCGGAAACCAGCGTCCGCGGTTTGTTCCCGACCGCCGCCGGGTCTATATGCTGATAAGCAAACTCCCAACGGGCCAGACCTGATACATGGAGTCCCGCTTTGTGTGAAAAGGCACTGTGGCCGACGTAAGGGAGAAAGGGATCCGGGGCCAGATTAGCCACTTCAGATACAAAATGGGACAATTCGGTGAGGTCAGACAGGTTATTGTCCGGCAAAACATCCAAGCCAAATTTTAACTTAAGAGCCGGGATGATGGAACACAGATTAGCGTTGCCGCAACGTTCGCCGTAACCGTTGATGGTGCCCTGGACCTGGACGGCGCCCGCCTTGACGGCGGCCAGACTGTTGGCTACGGCCAATTCGGCATCGTTGTGAGCGTGAATACCGACCGGAACATTGACGGCGGAAACGACGGCGGATACTGCTTCGGCGATTTCGCCGGGTAAGGCGCCGCCGTTGGTGTCGCACAAGACCAGACACTCCGCCCCAGCAGCGGCAGCGGCCTTCAGGACGGCCAGCGCATAAGCCTGGTCGGCCTTATAACCATCAAAAAAATGCTCGGCATCCAGAAAAACGCGCCGGCCATGAGCTTTCAGAAACTCAATAGAATCCGTCACCATGCGGATGTTTTCTTCAAGGGTGGTCGCCAGGACTTTTTCTACCTGAGGCGCTGAGCTTTTACCCACCAGGGTCACTACCGGCGCGCCGGATTCCAAAAGAGCCTTAAGGGTAACGTCATCTTCCGCGGCTATACCGGCTTTACGGGTACTGCCGAAGGCGACCAGACTGGCATTCTTAAAACCCATTTTAAGGGCTTGCTGGAAAAATTCATTGTCCTTGGGGTTGGCTCCAGGCCAGCCGCCCTCAATGAAGTGCATGCCGAAATCATCAAGCCGCTGGGCGATATGCAGCTTATCAGCAACCGAAAACGAGATGCCTTCACGCTGGGCTCCGTCGCGGAGGGTGGTATCATATAATTGTATTTCAGTCATGACTAAACCTCGGCGGCGACCAAATCCCCCATCTGCCGGGTACCGACCCGGGTATTGCCCGGCGCCATTATATCATCAGTACGGTAGCCCCGTTCCAAAACGGAATTGACGGCAGCCTCTACCGCCCGGGCTTCAGTTTCCAGGGCCAGTGAGTAGCGTAACATCATGGCCACCGACAGAATAGTGGCCACCGGGTTAGCGATATCCTGGCCGGCGATACTGGGGGCGCTGCCGTGTATCGGCTCATATAAACCGAAGGTTTTATGTCCGGACACCGGGATGCCGGCTAAACTGGCGGAAGGCAGCATGCCCATGGAACCGGCGAGTTGCGCCGCTTCATCCGACAAAATATCGCCAAATAGATTTTCCGTAACGATGACGTCAAAAGCCGATGGAGTACGGATGAGCTGCATGGCGCAGGCGTCCACCAGTGCATGGGTTAAGGTGACGTCGGGATATTCCGCCGATACTTCAATGGCTACCTGTCGCCACAGCCGTGATGATTTTAAGACATTAGCCTTATCCACCGATACCAGAACCTTTTTCCGGGCGCGGGCGACTTCAAAACCGGCCCGGACGATCCGGGCAATCTCGTGTTCTGAATACACCATGGTATCAACCGCTTTTCGGCCGCCGGCGGTAACCCATTCCTTTTTTGGCTTGCCAAAGTAGACGCCGCCGGTAAGTTCCCGAATAAAGATAAAATCAGTACCCCTGATGACATCCGGCTTAAGAGTGCTGGCATCAACCAGTTGATCAAAAACCTTAACCGGTCTCAGATTGGCGAACAGGCCCAGGCCTTTCCTCAATGCCAGCAAGCCGTCCTCCGGATGAACCGGCAGTTTAGGATCGTCAAAGCGCGGGTCACCGACCGCGGCGAGTAAAACCGCATGGCTTTTCCTCGCGGTTTTGAGGGTGGCCGCGGGCAATGCCGAACCGGTCTGGTCAATGGCTATGCCGCCGATCAACTCAGATTTAAATTCAAATTCATGGTGATATTTGGCAGCAACGGCCTGGAGTATTTTCAAGCCCTCGGCCATCACCTCCGGCCCGATGCCGTCGCCCGAAAGAACTGTTACTCTATATTTCACTATTGAACTACCCCTTTTGAAATCCGGTGTTTGGTATATTCAATCAAACCACCGGATTGAATAATCTGACTCATAAAATCCGGGTACGGCTTGGCCTTGAAAACCAGATTCTTGTTGACATTGCGGACGGTGCCGGCTTCAAGGTCAATTTCCAATTCATCCCCGGCCTCGGTTGCGTCCACCGCTTCCTGGCTTTCCAGTAACGGCAGGCCGATATTTATGGCATTACGGAAAAAAATACGGGCGAAAGTGCCGGCGACCACCGCCGATACTCCGGCCGCCTTAATGGCGATGGGGGCGTGTTCCCGGGAAGAACCGCAACCGAAATTTGAGGTAGCCACGATGATATCGCCGGGCTTGACCTTTTTTACAAATTCCAGGTCAATGTCTTCCATGCAGTGCTTCGCCAATTCATCGGGAGCGGAAACGTTGAGGTAGCGCGCCGGAATTATGGCATCGGTATCCACGTTGGCACCGTATTTATGAACAACACCTTTCAGCATGTAGCCTCCGTTAGTTTAATAATGAAATTCAGGCCAGGGCGCCGGGTGATACAATCTTGCCCGCCAGGGCACTGGCGGCAGCAACGGCCGGGCTGGCCAGATATACCTCGCTCTGGGGGCTACCCATGCGGCCGACAAAATTACGGTTAGTAGTGGCCAGGCATTTTTCACCGGCGGCTAAAATACCCATATGACCGCCGAGACACGGGCCGCAGGTGGGCGTGGAAACGGCGCAGCCCGCCTGAATGAATACCTCAATATAACCTGCCCGCAAGGCATCAAGATACACTTGCTGTGAACCAGGGATGATGATACAACGCAAATTGGAATTAACCTTTTTGCCGTTCATAATACTGGCTGCGGCTTGCAGGTCCTCAAAGCGCCCGTTGGTACATGACCCGATGACCACCTGATCCAGATAAACCCGGCCGACCTGGCTGACCGGTTTAACATTGGAAGGAAGATGCGGCAAGGCTACCTGGGGCTCCAGTTGAGAAACATCGTATTCATGTACCGCCTGATACTGAGCATCGGCATCAGCTTCAAAAACCACCGGCTTCCGGTCACCCCGACCCCGGGCATAGGCGACGGCCTTTTTATCGGGCTGAAACAAACCGGCTTTGGCCCCGGCCTCAATGGCCATATTGGCCATGGTGAAGCGGCCTTCCATTGACAGCTTATCAATGGCTTCACCGCCGAATTCCATGGCGGCATAAAGCGCGCCGTCAACACCGATCTGACCGATGGTGTAGAGAATCAGGTCTTTACCGCTGACGTATTTTGGCAGCTTGCCTTTGAAATTAAACTTAATGGTCGGCGGCACTTTCATCCAGATATCGCCGGTGGCCATGGCTGAGGCGATATCAGTGGAACCCATACCCGTGGCGAAAGCCCCCAGAGCCCCGTAAGTGCAGGTATGGGAATCCGCGCCGATGACAACGTCACCGGGCATGACCAGGCCTTTTTCATGCAGAATAACGTGCTCAATCCCCATTTGCCCGCATTCAAAGAAATTGACGCCCTGAGCGCGGGAAAATTCCCTTAATATCTTGGCCTGCTCGGCCGAAGCGATGTCCTTATTGGGCACGAAGTGATCCGGCACGAATACGATCTTCTTGGGATCAAACACCTTTTCCAGGCCGAATTTCCAAAACTCACGAATGGCAATCGGCGCCGTAATGTCGTTGGCCAGCACGACATCCACTTTAGCGCTGATAAACTCCCCGGGGGTCACATGGTCTTTACCGGCGTGGGCGGCCAGTATCTTTTCAGCTAGATTCACTTTTATTACTCCCTTTATGGTTGGTGTGCGGCAGGATCAGCAACAACAAAATTAATATGGCGGTAGCTATAGCAATAAGATACATTCCGGCGCCGGCGGCAATACCGATGGCCGCGACCGCCCAGATGGTGGCCGCGGTGGTCATACCTTCAATAACGCCTTCGCCGCGGCGCATGATGGTGCCGGCCCCCAGGAAGCCGATTCCGGTCACGACATTGGCCGCGATACGGGCCGGGTCAGCGGCATCAAAGGCAAAGATGGAAACAACGGTGAAAAGCGCGGCGCCGAGCGAAATAAGCGCCAGCGTGCGTATCCCGGCAGATTTACCGGCGCTTTCCCGCTGCACGCCGACAACAGCGCCTAATACCGCTGCCAGAACCAACCTGATGACCATTTCCAGTTCATTTTCCATGAGCAATACCTTAATCAGTAGTGGTCGGCAAGCCGTTAAGTTTAAATGCCAACAACCGGTTTAACGCGTTCATATAGGCTTTGGCACTGGAGACAATGATGTCGGTGTCCGAGCCGCGCCCCGAATAGGAAACGCCTTCGCTTTCAATGCGGATGAACACCTCTCCGATGGCATCAATGCCGGCGGTGATAGAGGTAACCGAAAACTCGGTTAACCGGTTAGGCACACCGACCAGGCGGTTAATGGCTTTATAGACCGCGTCCACCGGACCGGTACCCAGAGCGGCGTCTTCCAGAATGACGCCTTCAGGTCCAATCAGACGGACCGCAGCGGTAGGCACACCCCGGTCACCGCAGGTTACCTGAAGCCGGTCTAAATGGTAGGCTTCAACCACCGTCCGCTGTTCTTCAGCGACGATTGATTCCAAATCCCGGTCGGCCACTTCCTTCTTCTTGTCCGCCAGTTCCTTGAAAGCATTAAAGGCCCGGTCAAAGTCGGCTTCTGAAAGGTTATAGCCTAATTCCGCCAGGCGTTCCTTAAAAGCGTGCCGTCCGGACAGCTTACCCAACACCAGACTGGAAGACGGCACGCCCACGGAATGCGGGTCCATAATCTCGTAGGTTTTGGGCATCTTGATGACGCCATCCTGGTGAATGCCCGATTGATGGCGGAAGGCATTGGCTCCGACAACCGCCTTATTCGGCTGAACAGAAAAACCGGTCCGCTGGCTCACCAGCCGTGAGGTCGGATAAATCAGCTCGGAGTTGATGGAGGTAGTGACGTCATAGTAATCCGGGCGGGTACGAATAGCCATGACGACTTCTTCCAGCGCGGCGTTGCCGGCGCGTTCTCCGATGCCGTTTATAGTGCATTCCACCTGCCGGGCGCCATGACGTACCGCTTCCATGCTGTTGGCAACCGAAAAACCCAGGTCATCATGGCAATGAACGCTGATAACAGCCCGGTCAATATTTCTGACGTGGGTAAAAATATTCTGAATCAGGCCGCCGAATTCGTGCGGCATGGCATAACCCACGGTGTCAGGTATATTCAGGGTGGTGGCGCCGGCGTCAATGACAGCCTCCAGCAACTCGTACAGAAACTCCGGGTCCGAGCGTGAAGCGTCCATCGGGGAAAATTCAATATCGGACAGATAGCCTTTGGCCCGGGCGACCATATCTCTGGCCAGCTGCAGGACTTCACCGCGGTTTTTCTTCAGCTGGTGCACCATGTGAACCTCGGAAGCCGAGATAAATACATGGATACGGGGAGCGACCGCGTCCTTCAAGGCCTCATAAGCCCGGTCT from Dehalogenimonas sp. W includes the following:
- the leuC gene encoding 3-isopropylmalate dehydratase large subunit, with the translated sequence MNLAEKILAAHAGKDHVTPGEFISAKVDVVLANDITAPIAIREFWKFGLEKVFDPKKIVFVPDHFVPNKDIASAEQAKILREFSRAQGVNFFECGQMGIEHVILHEKGLVMPGDVVIGADSHTCTYGALGAFATGMGSTDIASAMATGDIWMKVPPTIKFNFKGKLPKYVSGKDLILYTIGQIGVDGALYAAMEFGGEAIDKLSMEGRFTMANMAIEAGAKAGLFQPDKKAVAYARGRGDRKPVVFEADADAQYQAVHEYDVSQLEPQVALPHLPSNVKPVSQVGRVYLDQVVIGSCTNGRFEDLQAAASIMNGKKVNSNLRCIIIPGSQQVYLDALRAGYIEVFIQAGCAVSTPTCGPCLGGHMGILAAGEKCLATTNRNFVGRMGSPQSEVYLASPAVAAASALAGKIVSPGALA
- a CDS encoding MgtC/SapB family protein, with the protein product MENELEMVIRLVLAAVLGAVVGVQRESAGKSAGIRTLALISLGAALFTVVSIFAFDAADPARIAANVVTGIGFLGAGTIMRRGEGVIEGMTTAATIWAVAAIGIAAGAGMYLIAIATAILILLLLILPHTNHKGSNKSESS
- the leuB gene encoding 3-isopropylmalate dehydrogenase → MKYRVTVLSGDGIGPEVMAEGLKILQAVAAKYHHEFEFKSELIGGIAIDQTGSALPAATLKTARKSHAVLLAAVGDPRFDDPKLPVHPEDGLLALRKGLGLFANLRPVKVFDQLVDASTLKPDVIRGTDFIFIRELTGGVYFGKPKKEWVTAGGRKAVDTMVYSEHEIARIVRAGFEVARARKKVLVSVDKANVLKSSRLWRQVAIEVSAEYPDVTLTHALVDACAMQLIRTPSAFDVIVTENLFGDILSDEAAQLAGSMGMLPSASLAGIPVSGHKTFGLYEPIHGSAPSIAGQDIANPVATILSVAMMLRYSLALETEARAVEAAVNSVLERGYRTDDIMAPGNTRVGTRQMGDLVAAEV
- a CDS encoding 2-isopropylmalate synthase, encoding MDKLKIFDTTLRDGEQAAGAALNIQEKLEIARALDLLGVDVIEAGFPVTSPGDFEAVKRVAGEIKNCTVCGLARANAKDIDRAYEALKDAVAPRIHVFISASEVHMVHQLKKNRGEVLQLARDMVARAKGYLSDIEFSPMDASRSDPEFLYELLEAVIDAGATTLNIPDTVGYAMPHEFGGLIQNIFTHVRNIDRAVISVHCHDDLGFSVANSMEAVRHGARQVECTINGIGERAGNAALEEVVMAIRTRPDYYDVTTSINSELIYPTSRLVSQRTGFSVQPNKAVVGANAFRHQSGIHQDGVIKMPKTYEIMDPHSVGVPSSSLVLGKLSGRHAFKERLAELGYNLSEADFDRAFNAFKELADKKKEVADRDLESIVAEEQRTVVEAYHLDRLQVTCGDRGVPTAAVRLIGPEGVILEDAALGTGPVDAVYKAINRLVGVPNRLTEFSVTSITAGIDAIGEVFIRIESEGVSYSGRGSDTDIIVSSAKAYMNALNRLLAFKLNGLPTTTD
- the leuD gene encoding 3-isopropylmalate dehydratase small subunit, with protein sequence MLKGVVHKYGANVDTDAIIPARYLNVSAPDELAKHCMEDIDLEFVKKVKPGDIIVATSNFGCGSSREHAPIAIKAAGVSAVVAGTFARIFFRNAINIGLPLLESQEAVDATEAGDELEIDLEAGTVRNVNKNLVFKAKPYPDFMSQIIQSGGLIEYTKHRISKGVVQ
- the cimA gene encoding citramalate synthase; its protein translation is MTEIQLYDTTLRDGAQREGISFSVADKLHIAQRLDDFGMHFIEGGWPGANPKDNEFFQQALKMGFKNASLVAFGSTRKAGIAAEDDVTLKALLESGAPVVTLVGKSSAPQVEKVLATTLEENIRMVTDSIEFLKAHGRRVFLDAEHFFDGYKADQAYALAVLKAAAAAGAECLVLCDTNGGALPGEIAEAVSAVVSAVNVPVGIHAHNDAELAVANSLAAVKAGAVQVQGTINGYGERCGNANLCSIIPALKLKFGLDVLPDNNLSDLTELSHFVSEVANLAPDPFLPYVGHSAFSHKAGLHVSGLARWEFAYQHIDPAAVGNKPRTLVSELSGKTNIVQRATEIGVELPARGKEVKALLQRVKDLESLGFQYENAEASFDLLVHRAATGYQPPFELIDFMVVIEKRRRAPMVSLAHEEMMSEAIVKVRVNGEVMHTAAEGNGPVNALDLALRKALLPSYPTLARVNLKDFKVRILEESTGTGSIVRVLIESTDGNEEWHTVGASSNLIEASWLALVDSLEYWLLKNGGQV
- a CDS encoding SagB/ThcOx family dehydrogenase, whose amino-acid sequence is MDGLVRLPGPKLDSDVSVEAAIFRRRSVRRFLKEEISKEALAQILWAAQGVLIGEHRTVPSAGGLFPLEIWVVIGADGVEATGSGIYLYVPAENGLISRSRGDFRAALAAAAFGQQSIAEAPVSLIITADYERTKARYRQRAERYVHMEAGHAAQNVYLQATALGLGALAVGAFDDDAVREISGAGENHAPLYIIPIGSAPLNLPAVF